In one window of Cheilinus undulatus linkage group 23, ASM1832078v1, whole genome shotgun sequence DNA:
- the lrp6 gene encoding low-density lipoprotein receptor-related protein 6 has product MGVVLRSLLLCSFCLLIRGVPLLLFANRRDLRLVDAAHEKANATVVVGGLEDAAAVDYVYSQGLIYWSDVSEEAIKRTVFNQSGASAIQTVIPGLASPDGLACDWLGSKLYWTDSETNRIEVAELDGSLRKVLFWQELDQPRAIALDPQRGYMYWTDWGEVPKIERAGMDGTNRSMIIDREIYWPNGLTLDYDQQKLYWADAKHNFIHRCNLDGSDREVVVKGELPHPFALTLYDDTLFWTDWNTHSIHSCKKQTGADQRIVHTNIFSPMDIHVFSSRRQNNQVSSPCSVKNGGCSHLCLLSPREPFYQCACPTGVQLLEDGKTCRDGATQMLLLARRTDLRRISLDMPDFTDIILQVDDIRHAIAIDYDPVEGYIYWTDDDVKAIRRSLLDGSDAQFVVTSQVNHPDGIAVDWIARNLYWTDTGTDRIEVTRLNGTMRKILISEDLDEPRAIVLDPVAGYMYWTDWGEVPKIERADLDGLERVVMVNTSLGWPNGLALDYDERKIYWGDAKTDKIEVMNMDGTGRRVLVEDKLPHIFGFTLLGDYIYWTDWQRRSIERVHKRTAEREFIIDQLPDLMGLKATYVHQATGTNPCAESNGGCSHLCLYKPQGVQCGCPIGLELIADMRTCIVPEAFLLFSRHTDIRRISLETNNNNVAIPLTGVKEASALDFDVTDNRIYWTDITLKTISRAFMNGSALEHVVEFGLDYPEGMAVDWLGKNLYWADTGTNRIEVAKLDGQHRQVLVWKDLDSPRALALDPAEGYMYWTEWGGKPKIDRAAMDGTGRITLVADVGRANGLTIDYAERRLYWTDLDTTLIESSNMLGLDREVIADDLPHPFGLTQYQDYIYWTDWSQRSIERANKTSGKNRTVIQGHLDYVMDILVFHSSRQGGWNACASTNGHCSHLCLAVPVSSFVCGCPAHFSLNYDNKTCTAPTSFLLFSQKTAINRMVIDEQQSPDIILPIHSLRNVRAIDYDPLDKQLYWIDSKQNVIRRAQEDGNQSQTVVSSSVGGVSQGLQLYDLSIDIYSRFIYWTSEVTNVINVTRTDGSRVGVVLRGEHDKPRAIVVNPERGYMYFTNLLERSPKIERAALDGTEREVLFFSGLGKPVALAIDNEVGKLFWVDSDLRRIESSDLSGANRIVIADSNILQPVGLTVFGNHLYWIDKQQQMIERIDKTTREGRTKIQARIAYLSDIHAVHELDMREYGKHPCTWDNGGCSHICIVKGDGTTRCSCPVHLVLLQDELSCGEPPTCSPEQFSCTSGEVDCIPQAWRCDGYPECDDSSDEEDCPVCSESEFQCDSRQCIDLSLRCNGEVNCQDRSDENKCEVRCPPDQFTCSNGQCIGKHKKCDHNTDCKDNSDEIGCYPTEEPPPPPNTTIGSIVGVVMALFVVGAVYFVCQRVLCPQMKDDGETVTNDFVVHGPSSVPLGYVPHPSSLSSSLPGMSRGKSVIGSLSIMGGSSGPPYDRAHVTGASSSSSSSTKGTYFPPILNPPPSPATVRSQYTMEFGYSSNSPSTHRSYSYRPYTYRHFAPPTTPCSTDVCDSDYTPGRRAPLKSSAAAKGYTSDLNYDSEPFPPPPTPRSQYLSAEENCESCPPSPYTERSYSHHLYPPPPSPCTDSS; this is encoded by the exons ttACATGTACTGGACGGACTGGGGTGAGGTCCCAAAGATCGAGCGTGCAGGGATGGACGGGACGAATCGCTCCATGATCATCGACAGAGAAATCTACTGGCCCAACGGTCTGACGCTCGACTACGACCAGCAGAAACTTTACTGGGCCGACGCCAAACACAACTTCATCCACCGCTGCAACCTGGATGGGTCAGACAG GGAGGTGGTAGTGAAGGGGGAGCTGCCTCACCCGTTCGCCCTCACCCTGTACGATGACACACTGTTCTGGACCGACTGGAACACCCACTCCATACACTCATGCAAGAAGCAGACCGGAGCCGACCAACGCATCGTCCACACCAACATCTTCTCTCCGATGGACATCCACGTCTTCAGCTCCAGGAGACAGAACAACC aggTGAGCAGTCCATGCTCGGTGAAGAACGGAGGATGTTCTCACCTGTGTCTCCTCTCGCCAAGGGAGCCGTTCTATCAGTGCGCCTGTCCCACCGGAGTCCAGCTGCTGGAGGACGGGAAGACCTGCAGGGACG GTGCGACTCAGATGCTGCTGCTGGCGCGGCGGACTGACCTGCGGCGGATCTCCCTGGACATGCCGGACTTCACGGACATCATCCTGCAGGTGGATGACATCCGGCACGCCATCGCCATCGACTACGACCCCGTGGAGGGATACATCTACTGGACGGACGACGATGTCAAAGCTATCCGTCGCTCCCTACTCGATGGCAGCGATGCGCAGTTCGTGGTCACGTCTCAGGTGAACCACCCGGACGGCATTGCGGTGGACTGGATCGCCAGGAACCTGTACTGGACAGACACGGGGACGGATCGCATAGAGGTGACGCGGCTCAACGGGACGATGCGGAAGATCCTGATTTCTGAAGACCTGGATGAACCGAGAGCCATAGTCCTGGATCCTGTAGCCGG CTATATGTACTGGACAGACTGGGGTGAAGTCCCGAAGATCGAGCGAGCTGATCTGGACGGTTTGGAGCGTGTGGTGATGGTGAACACATCCCTCGGCTGGCCCAACGGCCTCGCCCTCGACTACGACGAGAGGAAGATCTACTGGGGGGACGCCAAGACTGACAAGATCGAG GTGATGAACATGGACGGGACAGGCCGACGGGTGCTGGTAGAGGACAAACTTCCTCACATCTTCGGCTTCACACTGCTGGGAGACTACATCTACTGGACAGACTGGCAGCGCCGCAGCATCGAACGCGTCCACAAACGTACGGCCGAGAGGGAGTTCATCATCGACCAGCTGCCTGACCTCATGGGGCTCAAAGCCACATACGTACACCAAGCTACAG GTACAAACCCGTGTGCAGAGAGTAACGGCGGCTGTAGCCACCTGTGCCTGTATAAGCCCCAGGGCGTGCAGTGCGGATGTCCGATCGGCCTTGAACTCATCGCAGACATGAGGACGTGCATTGTCCCTGAGGCCTTCCTGCTCTTCTCCAGACACACTGACATCAGACGAATCTCCCTGGAGACCAACAACAATAACGTGGCGATCCCACTCACGGGTGTGAAGGAGGCGTCGGCGCTTGACTTCGACGTCACCGACAACCGGATCTACTGGACAGACATCACGCTTAAA ACGATCAGCCGGGCGTTCATGAACGGCAGCGCTCTGGAGCACGTTGTGGAGTTCGGTCTGGACTATCCTGAGGGGATGGCGGTGGACTGGCTGGGGAAGAACTTGTACTGGGCCGACACAGGGACAAACCGCATCGAGGTGGCCAAACTGGATGGGCAGCACCGACAGGTGCTGGTGTGGAAGGACCTGGATAGTCCCAGAGCGCTGGCTCTGGATCCTGCTGAGGG gtaCATGTACTGGACTGAGTGGGGCGGTAAGCCGAAGATTGACAGAGCGGCGATGGACGGGACAGGGAGGATCACGCTGGTGGCCGATGTGGGCCGAGCCAACGGGTTGACCATCGATTACGCAGAGAGACGACTGTACTGGACTGACCTGGACACAACACTCATCGAGTCCTCCAACATGCTGG GTCTGGACCGGGAGGTGATAGCAGACGACCTCCCTCACCCGTTCGGCCTCACCCAGTACCAGGACTACATCTACTGGACGGACTGGAGCCAGCGCAGCATCGAGCGCGCCAACAAGACGAGCGGGAAGAACCGAACAGTCATCCAGGGCCACCTGGACTACGTCATGGACATCCTGGTGTTTCACTCGTCCCGACAGGGTGGCTGGAACGCCTGCGCCTCCACCAACGGTCACTGCTCCCACCTCTGCCTCGCCGTGCCCGTCAGCAGCTTTGTGTGCGGATGTCCCGCACACTTCTCGCTCAATTATGACAACAAGACATGCACCG CTCCGACGTCGTTCCTGCTCTTCAGTCAGAAGACGGCGATCAATCGGATGGTGATCGACGAGCAACAGAGTCCTGACATCATCCTGCCGATCCACAGCCTCAGGAACGTCCGTGCCATCGACTACGACCCCCTCGACAAGCAGCTGTACTGGATCGACTCCAAGCAGAACGTCATCCGCCGCGCCCAGGAGGACGGCAACCAG AGCCAGACGGTGGTGTCCAGCTCGGTAGGCGGAGTCAGCCAGGGCCTGCAGCTGTACGACCTGAGCATTGACATCTACAGCCGCTTCATCTACTGGACCAGCGAGGTCACCAACGTCATCAACGTCACCCGGACGGACGGCAGCAGGGTGGGCGTGGTGCTGAGGGGCGAGCACGACAAGCCACGGGCCATCGTGGTGAACCCAGAGAGAGG GTACATGTACTTCACCAACCTGCTGGAGCGCTCTCCGAAGATCGAGCGGGCGGCACTGGACGGGACGGAGCGGGAGGTTCTGTTCTTCAGCGGTCTGGGCAAACCGGTGGCCCTCGCCATCGATAACGAGGTGGGGAAGCTGTTCTGGGTAGACTCGGACCTGAGGCGCATCGAGAGCAGCGACCTGTCAG GAGCCAATCGGATCGTGATCGCCGACTCCAACATCCTGCAGCCGGTGGGTCTGACCGTGTTTGGGAACCACCTGTACTGGATCgacaagcagcagcagatgatcGAACGCATCGACAAGACCACGAGGGAGGGGCGCACCAAGATCCAGGCCCGCATCGCCTACCTGAGCGACATCCACGCCGTGCACGAGCTCGACATGAGGGAATACG GTAAACACCCGTGTACGTGGGATAACGGCGGCTGCTCTCACATCTGCATCGTGAAGGGCGACGGGACGACTCGCTGCTCGTGTCCTGTCCATTTGGTGCTGCTGCAGGACGAACTCTCCTGTGGAG AGCCCCCTACCTGCTCCCCTGAGCAGTTCTCCTGCACGTCAGGTGAGGTCGACTGCATACCTCAGGCATGGAGGTGCGACGGTTACCCCGAGTGTGACGACAGCAGCGACGAGGAGGATTGTCCAGTCTGCTCGGAGTCCGAGTTCCAGTGTGACAGTCGGCAGTGCATCGACCTGAGCCTGCGCTGTAACGGCGAGGTGAACTGTCAGGACCGCTCGGATGAAAACAAATGTGAAG tCCGCTGTCCTCCCGATCAGTTCACCTGCTCTAACGGTCAGTGCATCGGGAAACACAAGAAGTGCGACCACAACACGGACTGTAAGGACAACTCGGACGAGATCGGCTGCT ATCCAACAGAAGAGCCGCCTCCTCCTCCCAACACGACCATTGGCTCCATCGTTGGCGTGGTCATGGCGTTGTTCGTGGTGGGGGCAGTGTACTTCGTGTGTCAGCGCGTCCTCTGTCCTCAGATGAAGGACGACGGCGAGACGGTCACCAATGACTTTGTGGTCCACGGGCCGTCCTCGGTGCCGCTTGGATACGTGCCACACCCGAGCTCGCTGTCAAGCTCGCTGCCAG GGATGTCCAGAGGGAAGTCTGTGATTGGTTCGCTCAGCATCATGGGCGGGAGTAGCGGGCCGCCGTACGATCGTGCTCATGTGACTGGAGCGTCGTCCAGCAGCTCGTCAAGCACCAAGGGGACTTACTTCCCCCCG ATCCTGAACCCTCCGCCGTCTCCAGCCACAGTCCGCTCTCAATACACCATGGAGTTCGGTTACTCATCCAACAGTCCCTCTACTCACAGATCATACAG ctACAGACCGTACACGTACCGTCACTTCGCCCCTCCCACCACCCCCTGCAGCACCGACGTGTGCGACAGCGACTACACGCCGGGACGCCGAGCGCCGCTCAAGTCCAGCGCCGCCGCCAAGGGCTACACCAGCGACCTCAACTACGACTCGGAGCCTTTCCCGCCACCGCCGACGCCCCGCAGCCAGTACCTATCGGCGGAGGAGAACTGTGAGAGCTGCCCGCCGTCGCCTTACACCGAACGCAGCTACTCCCACCACCTCTACCCGCCACCGCCGTCGCCCTGCACGGACTCTTCGTGA